One genomic region from Anabaena sp. PCC 7108 encodes:
- a CDS encoding heavy metal-responsive transcriptional regulator, with translation MLIQDKQLLLIGQVTELSGISIRTIRYYESLGLIQASARTEGGFRQFSLNVLTRLDFIKRAQHLGLSLEEIRDILQVYDQGEIPCGEIQEKLQEKLLKIDHQIQQLLTLRGEIQGLLSGWQNRKEQPPESICPIIQK, from the coding sequence ATGTTAATTCAAGATAAACAACTGCTTTTAATTGGTCAGGTAACTGAACTAAGTGGAATTTCCATCAGAACAATTCGCTATTATGAAAGCCTAGGTTTAATTCAAGCCTCAGCACGCACTGAAGGAGGTTTTCGTCAGTTTTCCTTAAATGTTCTGACTCGTTTAGATTTCATTAAAAGAGCGCAACATCTGGGTTTAAGCCTGGAAGAAATTCGAGATATTCTTCAAGTGTATGATCAAGGAGAAATACCTTGTGGTGAAATTCAAGAAAAGCTGCAAGAAAAGCTATTGAAAATAGACCACCAAATTCAACAATTGTTAACTTTACGCGGAGAGATTCAAGGATTACTTTCAGGCTGGCAAAATAGGAAAGAACAACCGCCGGAAAGTATTTGTCCTATTATTCAGAAATAG
- a CDS encoding cytochrome c biogenesis CcdA family protein encodes MANSHLSIGLAFVGGVINVLSPCVLPILPVFVGRSFQSHVYGPIALVGGLIAGFAVAGSLLGVTAIWFTGLANILRYGAIALLLFLGLLAIFPNWSYRIFSYIPIGNWTKKSQRVGLMGEFWLGTQLGLLWTPCAGPVLGAILVLAAVKHEIISAFGLLLAYGIGAGLPLLAIAYGGRSVSQKILKLRSHSATLQRVGGVMIVTTAITILLGWDIQIQLWLAPFFPRLPL; translated from the coding sequence ATGGCAAATTCTCATCTATCAATTGGTCTGGCTTTTGTGGGGGGAGTTATAAATGTGCTTTCTCCCTGTGTTTTACCGATTTTACCTGTGTTTGTGGGGCGCTCTTTTCAATCTCATGTTTACGGACCAATTGCACTGGTTGGGGGATTAATCGCTGGTTTTGCAGTAGCGGGTAGTTTGTTAGGTGTCACCGCAATCTGGTTTACAGGTTTGGCTAATATATTACGTTATGGTGCGATCGCACTTTTATTATTTTTAGGACTGCTGGCAATTTTCCCTAATTGGAGTTACCGAATATTTAGCTACATTCCTATTGGTAACTGGACTAAAAAATCTCAACGAGTAGGACTTATGGGAGAATTCTGGTTAGGGACTCAATTGGGATTGTTATGGACTCCCTGTGCGGGTCCAGTTTTGGGAGCAATTCTCGTTTTAGCAGCAGTCAAACATGAAATTATCAGCGCATTTGGGCTACTGCTTGCTTACGGAATAGGTGCAGGATTACCCTTATTGGCAATTGCTTACGGAGGAAGGTCAGTCAGCCAAAAAATACTCAAACTCCGCTCCCATAGCGCCACATTACAGCGTGTCGGTGGAGTCATGATTGTCACAACAGCAATTACTATTCTTCTGGGTTGGGATATCCAAATCCAGCTGTGGTTAGCTCCATTTTTTCCCCGTCTACCTTTGTGA
- the gndA gene encoding NADP-dependent phosphogluconate dehydrogenase: MTLQSFGVIGLAVMGENIALNVERNGFPIAVYNRSREKTDAFMAQRAGGRNVVAAFTLEEFVAALERPRKILVMVQAGKPVDAVIAQLKPLLQEGDIIIDGGNSWFEDTERRTQELEPTGLRYIGMGVSGGEEGALNGPSLMPGGTKSSYEYLSPIFNKIAAQVDDGPCVTYIGPGGSGHYVKMVHNGIEYGDMQLIAEAYDLLKNVAGLNAAQLHEVFSQWNTTDELDSFLIEITANIFPYVDPESKIPLVDLIVDAAGQKGTGLWTVKTALDIGVAIPTITAAVNARIMSSIRDERIAASKQISGPNAKYTGDIKAFVNMVRDALYCSKICSYAQGMALLSTASKTYNWDLNLGEMARIWKGGCIIRAGFLNKIKKAFDENPALPNLLLAPEFKQTILDRQTAWREVIVTAAKLGIPVPAFSASLDYFDSYRRERLPQNLTQAQRDYFGAHTYKRIDKEGSFHTEWVPIAEAKK; encoded by the coding sequence ATGACCCTACAAAGCTTTGGTGTGATTGGATTAGCTGTTATGGGCGAGAACATCGCTCTCAACGTCGAGCGTAATGGCTTCCCAATTGCAGTTTACAACCGCTCTCGTGAAAAAACCGATGCTTTCATGGCGCAGCGTGCAGGTGGAAGGAATGTTGTTGCAGCCTTTACTCTAGAAGAATTTGTCGCCGCACTAGAACGTCCCCGCAAAATTCTAGTCATGGTACAAGCTGGTAAGCCTGTTGATGCGGTAATTGCCCAGCTTAAACCCTTGCTACAAGAAGGTGACATCATTATTGATGGTGGTAACTCCTGGTTTGAAGATACCGAAAGACGGACTCAAGAATTAGAACCCACTGGTTTACGCTACATCGGTATGGGTGTGAGTGGTGGTGAAGAAGGTGCGTTAAATGGTCCTTCTTTGATGCCTGGGGGTACAAAAAGCTCCTATGAGTATCTATCGCCCATTTTCAACAAAATCGCTGCTCAAGTTGATGATGGTCCTTGTGTAACTTACATTGGTCCCGGTGGTTCTGGTCACTATGTAAAAATGGTTCACAACGGTATTGAGTACGGCGATATGCAGTTAATTGCAGAAGCCTACGATTTGCTGAAAAATGTGGCTGGTTTAAATGCAGCACAACTCCATGAAGTGTTTTCCCAGTGGAATACAACTGACGAACTCGATTCATTTTTGATTGAGATTACAGCCAATATTTTCCCCTACGTTGATCCAGAAAGCAAGATTCCTCTGGTTGATTTGATTGTTGACGCAGCCGGTCAAAAGGGAACTGGTCTTTGGACTGTAAAAACTGCTTTAGACATAGGTGTGGCAATTCCGACAATTACAGCCGCTGTAAATGCCCGGATTATGTCTTCGATTAGAGATGAACGGATTGCTGCTTCTAAACAAATCAGCGGACCTAATGCTAAGTATACCGGAGATATCAAGGCTTTTGTGAACATGGTGCGTGATGCACTTTATTGTTCTAAAATTTGTTCTTATGCTCAAGGTATGGCGCTGTTATCTACAGCTTCCAAGACTTACAATTGGGATTTGAATTTGGGCGAAATGGCTCGGATTTGGAAGGGTGGTTGTATTATTCGCGCTGGCTTCTTGAATAAGATTAAGAAAGCTTTTGACGAAAATCCAGCTTTACCAAACTTGCTATTAGCACCTGAGTTTAAGCAGACTATTCTTGATAGACAAACTGCTTGGCGTGAAGTGATTGTGACTGCTGCTAAATTGGGTATTCCTGTTCCCGCTTTTAGTGCTTCTCTAGATTACTTCGATAGCTACCGCCGGGAACGTTTGCCTCAAAACTTAACTCAAGCACAACGCGACTATTTCGGCGCACATACCTACAAACGTATTGATAAAGAAGGATCTTTCCACACTGAGTGGGTTCCCATTGCTGAAGCTAAGAAGTAA
- a CDS encoding serine/threonine-protein kinase, whose amino-acid sequence MSYCLNPHCSKPENPDDLKFCLTCGTKLFLKERYRAIKPIGQGGFGRTFLAVDEDKPSKPPCVIKQFYPQAQGTNTVQKAVELFNQEAVQLDELGQHPQIPALLAYCSQDDRQYLVQEFIDGLNLAQELTNKGAFNETQIRQLLNDLLPVLQFCHARQVIHRDIKPENIIRRGSDHKLVIVDFGAAKSATATSLNHTGTSIGSPEYVAPEQMRGRALFASDIYSLGVTCINLLTERSPFDSYDTHNATWIWRQYLKTPVSQELSQIIDKMVESIPSRRYQTTDEVLKALNIQTPAVIPPTIITKPVTQASTTSPPTFVSQTSPEIEKELLELKTHFTGGKVQPQNVPPQPSNPTSMPTNNDAIDKDLEEMRAKFLGNG is encoded by the coding sequence ATGAGTTACTGCCTTAATCCCCATTGTTCCAAACCGGAAAACCCTGATGATCTCAAGTTTTGCCTGACTTGTGGTACAAAATTATTCCTCAAAGAACGCTACCGTGCTATCAAACCCATAGGACAAGGTGGTTTTGGCAGAACTTTTTTAGCTGTGGATGAGGATAAACCCTCAAAACCTCCCTGTGTCATTAAGCAATTTTATCCTCAAGCCCAAGGTACAAACACGGTACAAAAAGCCGTAGAGTTATTTAACCAAGAAGCAGTACAGTTAGACGAATTGGGACAACATCCCCAAATTCCTGCACTTCTAGCATATTGTAGCCAAGATGACAGGCAGTATCTAGTGCAAGAATTTATAGACGGACTAAACTTAGCCCAGGAATTAACAAATAAAGGTGCTTTTAATGAAACGCAGATTCGCCAATTACTGAATGATTTATTACCAGTGCTGCAATTTTGTCATGCAAGACAAGTCATACATCGAGATATTAAGCCAGAGAATATTATTCGTCGAGGTAGTGATCATAAACTAGTTATTGTAGATTTTGGGGCAGCCAAATCTGCCACCGCTACATCCCTGAACCACACTGGAACAAGTATAGGTAGTCCCGAATATGTCGCCCCAGAACAAATGCGCGGCAGGGCGCTTTTCGCTAGTGATATTTATAGTTTAGGCGTAACTTGTATTAATCTTTTAACAGAGCGATCGCCCTTCGATAGCTATGATACTCATAATGCTACTTGGATTTGGCGACAATATCTCAAAACTCCAGTAAGTCAAGAATTGAGTCAGATTATTGACAAAATGGTAGAAAGTATTCCCAGTCGTCGTTACCAAACAACCGATGAAGTTCTAAAAGCTTTAAATATTCAAACTCCCGCAGTTATCCCACCCACAATAATTACTAAACCCGTTACCCAAGCATCAACAACTTCTCCACCGACCTTTGTTTCTCAAACTTCTCCTGAAATTGAGAAAGAATTACTGGAACTAAAAACACATTTTACAGGTGGTAAGGTACAACCGCAAAATGTTCCACCACAACCATCTAATCCTACATCTATGCCTACGAATAATGATGCTATAGACAAAGATTTGGAGGAAATGAGAGCTAAGTTTTTGGGTAATGGTTGA
- a CDS encoding putative toxin-antitoxin system toxin component, PIN family, with amino-acid sequence MPLVLEYTDVLLRELPNLYLSYEEVDDLIDFYCAVGVQHEIFFLWRPFLRDPKDDMVLELAVKARCEIIITYNTRDFAGVEQFGLKLLEPSEFLGLIGKLP; translated from the coding sequence TTGCCTCTTGTACTGGAATACACGGATGTTTTACTGCGTGAATTACCAAACCTTTATTTGAGCTATGAAGAGGTAGATGACCTAATTGATTTCTACTGTGCAGTAGGAGTGCAGCATGAAATTTTCTTCCTTTGGCGACCGTTCCTGCGCGATCCTAAAGATGACATGGTATTGGAGCTTGCAGTCAAAGCAAGATGTGAGATTATAATTACATATAACACCCGCGACTTTGCAGGCGTAGAGCAGTTTGGGTTAAAGCTACTTGAGCCTTCAGAGTTTTTAGGCTTGATAGGAAAGTTGCCATGA
- a CDS encoding DUF305 domain-containing protein, protein MLNKLATLVNYGFVGLIVTLSTTYSAVAQQHHQSPSSPAGVTKTMTQKWEDQHFIAMMIHHDQKSIEMADLAVQKATNPEIKTLAGTIKTDQTKEIEQLKALYKNLYGTEVPATTMNCMGMQHGKDQGMAGMMNMESLQNSPDFDKAFLQRMTHHQQMSVMMAQKAMNSATHKQLRDLAQDIIKTQTAEIQQLEQLSKASS, encoded by the coding sequence ATGCTTAACAAATTAGCAACTTTAGTAAATTATGGGTTTGTCGGATTAATTGTCACTTTATCGACAACCTACAGCGCCGTAGCACAACAGCACCACCAGTCACCATCTTCTCCTGCTGGGGTGACTAAAACTATGACGCAGAAGTGGGAAGATCAACATTTTATCGCCATGATGATTCATCATGACCAGAAAAGTATAGAAATGGCGGATTTGGCTGTACAAAAAGCTACAAATCCAGAAATTAAAACATTGGCTGGGACGATAAAAACTGATCAAACTAAAGAAATTGAGCAACTGAAAGCTTTGTACAAAAATTTGTATGGCACAGAAGTTCCCGCTACTACTATGAATTGTATGGGAATGCAGCATGGCAAAGATCAGGGAATGGCTGGAATGATGAATATGGAATCTTTGCAAAATTCCCCCGACTTTGACAAGGCATTTCTACAGCGGATGACTCATCACCAACAAATGTCTGTGATGATGGCACAGAAAGCCATGAACAGTGCTACTCACAAACAACTCCGCGATTTAGCCCAAGATATCATCAAAACGCAAACCGCTGAAATTCAGCAATTAGAGCAGTTGTCTAAAGCGTCATCTTAA
- a CDS encoding heavy-metal-associated domain-containing protein: MTLKLTVPGMACSTCATNITNALKAVDANANIDADPKTKLVSVDTQASETAIKEALVAAGYPPA, translated from the coding sequence ATGACACTCAAACTGACAGTTCCCGGAATGGCTTGTTCGACTTGTGCAACCAATATTACTAATGCGCTCAAGGCTGTAGATGCTAACGCTAACATAGATGCTGACCCAAAAACTAAGCTGGTCAGCGTAGATACTCAAGCTTCAGAAACAGCAATTAAGGAAGCTTTGGTGGCTGCTGGGTATCCTCCTGCTTAA
- a CDS encoding pentapeptide MXKDX repeat protein, producing the protein MNWKTLSLIAALSLTTSLAACTSTPATNNQIVPNASPAVSNDKPGDAMKDDAMKGDAMKGDAMKGDAMKGDAMKGDAMKGDAMKGDAMKGDAMKGDAMKDDAMKGDAMKKLPATSKP; encoded by the coding sequence ATGAACTGGAAAACACTTTCTTTAATTGCTGCTCTGAGCTTAACTACCAGTCTCGCAGCTTGCACTAGCACTCCTGCAACCAACAATCAGATTGTTCCTAATGCCTCTCCTGCTGTGAGCAATGATAAACCCGGTGATGCTATGAAAGACGATGCTATGAAAGGTGATGCTATGAAAGGTGATGCCATGAAAGGTGATGCCATGAAAGGTGATGCCATGAAAGGTGATGCCATGAAAGGTGATGCCATGAAAGGTGATGCTATGAAAGGTGATGCCATGAAAGGTGATGCTATGAAAGACGACGCTATGAAAGGTGATGCTATGAAGAAATTACCCGCCACCAGCAAGCCATAA
- a CDS encoding cytochrome b/b6 domain-containing protein, with protein sequence MTSSKRKVSPKPKQTFFAKTFHWMNIISLMIMIASGLQIYNANPVFGGREGWHFPDFLLLGGWLAGGRNWHFAAMWFFSLNLLWYGIYIFITRRWQRRFVDAGDIKALQVSQNLKRKNYAWHRLVYTGIIPVLLLAIFSGLAMYKPAQLHWLSGLFGSWQILRTIHFITVPTVLLFTIIHFLLALKVGSFRLVKSMFIFN encoded by the coding sequence ATGACTTCATCTAAACGCAAAGTTTCCCCTAAACCAAAGCAAACTTTCTTCGCTAAAACCTTTCACTGGATGAATATCATTAGTTTAATGATTATGATTGCTAGTGGACTGCAAATATATAATGCTAATCCGGTATTTGGTGGACGTGAAGGTTGGCATTTTCCCGATTTTCTATTACTAGGAGGTTGGTTAGCAGGTGGGAGAAATTGGCATTTTGCAGCCATGTGGTTCTTTTCTCTTAACTTGCTCTGGTATGGAATATATATTTTTATCACTCGTCGTTGGCAACGTCGATTTGTTGACGCTGGTGATATTAAAGCATTACAAGTCAGCCAAAATCTCAAACGCAAAAACTACGCTTGGCATCGGTTAGTATACACTGGTATTATTCCTGTTTTACTGCTGGCGATATTTAGTGGTTTGGCTATGTATAAACCTGCCCAATTACATTGGTTATCTGGGCTATTTGGTAGTTGGCAAATTCTCCGCACTATTCATTTTATTACTGTTCCTACTGTCCTTTTATTTACAATTATTCATTTCTTACTTGCTCTCAAAGTGGGAAGCTTTCGTTTAGTCAAGTCTATGTTTATTTTTAATTAA
- a CDS encoding Ycf66 family protein, translating into MLAYFLALVVGLGSLAIYISAFFFPEIHRKNDFIWSGVGLFYALVLWVFAPRITGGLLLGHVASVALLSSFGWQTLLLRRQLTPEKQQTPVPSLELVKISLQDQVSNFSLQEKLGQLPAFIGSVFSGVKGKVQQTMTKQPSTPTPKPVVEVIDKTGSIPAQSSEVEAPSPEATTERKEDAVMEGRGDAVMEGRGDAVMEGRGDAVMEGHGDVVTEGQGDVVTESQEVAIAEVTVVVVEQIIEDKIVSIPEVIPPNSPSPELVEAAQGETEAKPAAIPIEEVAPDAVIAPPAETPIEQTLQD; encoded by the coding sequence ATGCTGGCCTATTTCCTAGCCTTAGTAGTTGGACTTGGCAGCCTAGCCATTTACATATCAGCTTTCTTCTTCCCGGAAATCCACCGTAAGAATGACTTTATCTGGAGCGGAGTTGGTCTTTTCTATGCTTTAGTCTTATGGGTTTTTGCACCGCGTATTACTGGGGGTTTACTGCTAGGTCATGTAGCTAGTGTTGCACTTTTGAGTTCTTTTGGCTGGCAAACTCTGTTATTACGTCGCCAACTCACACCAGAAAAACAACAAACGCCTGTACCTAGTCTGGAGCTAGTGAAGATTAGTTTACAAGACCAGGTATCTAATTTTTCTCTACAGGAAAAACTGGGACAATTACCAGCCTTTATTGGTAGTGTGTTCAGTGGTGTCAAAGGTAAGGTGCAGCAAACAATGACCAAACAACCATCTACACCTACACCAAAGCCTGTTGTTGAAGTAATTGATAAAACCGGTTCTATACCAGCACAATCGAGCGAAGTAGAAGCACCTTCCCCAGAAGCTACGACGGAGAGGAAGGAAGACGCGGTGATGGAGGGACGCGGTGACGCGGTGATGGAAGGACGCGGTGACGCGGTGATGGAAGGACGCGGTGACGCGGTGATGGAAGGACACGGGGATGTGGTGACAGAAGGACAGGGGGATGTGGTGACAGAGAGTCAGGAAGTGGCAATAGCAGAGGTAACTGTTGTTGTAGTAGAACAAATAATAGAAGATAAAATCGTCAGTATACCAGAAGTAATTCCTCCCAACTCCCCATCACCGGAACTGGTGGAAGCAGCGCAAGGGGAAACAGAAGCAAAACCAGCAGCAATTCCCATTGAGGAAGTCGCACCAGACGCGGTAATTGCTCCCCCAGCCGAAACACCAATAGAACAAACACTGCAGGACTGA
- a CDS encoding heavy metal translocating P-type ATPase, whose amino-acid sequence MDNLTLKLRGMSCAGCANNVEQAILSVSGVIDCNVNFGAEQASINYDSQQTNLEEIQAAIEAAGYSSFSLSESQGENDTETASRLAEQQELILKLKTGGVISIFLFFGSLPMMMGLKLPFIPSFLHHPWLQLVLTTPVEFWCGWSFFRNGWKSLKHHTATMDTLIALGTGTAYLYSLVVTLFPGLLISQGLEPHVYYEVAAMVVTLILLGRFLESRARGKTSEAIRKLMGLQAKTARVIRNDVEMDISIAEVRINDVIVVRPGEKIPVDGEVIEGASTVDEAMVTGESLPRKKQPGDEVIGATINKTGSFKFRATRVGKNTFLAQIVKLVQEAQGSKAPIQRLADQVTGWFVPAVIAIAITTFVIWFNIMGNLTLATMTTVGVLIIACPCALGLATPTSVMVGTGKGAENGILIKGAESLELAHKIQIIVLDKTGTLTQGKPTVTDFVTVNGTANNNELNLLQLAATVERNSEHPLAEAVVKYAQSQDVSLAKVNNFLAIAGSGVQGVVNDHLVQIGTQRWLTEIGINTDSLQQYQIDWESAGKTVILIAVDGALQGIMAIADALKPSSAQAVKALQNLGLEVVMLTGDNQQTADAIALQVGITQVFAQVRPDQKAAIIQSLQSNVETLHTTSLPNNLNKTNRKSKIVAMVGDGINDAPALAQADVGIAIGTGTDVAIAASDITLISGDLQGIVTAIKLSRATINNIQQNLFFAFIYNIIGIPIAAGILYPIFGWLLNPIIAGAAMAFSSVSVVTNALRLRNFQPGVK is encoded by the coding sequence ATGGATAATCTTACTCTCAAACTTCGAGGTATGAGTTGCGCTGGTTGCGCTAATAATGTGGAACAGGCAATTTTGTCGGTTTCTGGGGTGATTGATTGTAATGTTAATTTTGGTGCAGAGCAAGCTAGTATTAACTATGATTCCCAACAGACAAATTTAGAGGAAATCCAAGCTGCTATTGAGGCTGCGGGTTATTCATCTTTTTCGCTGTCAGAATCACAAGGCGAAAATGATACAGAAACAGCGAGTAGGTTAGCAGAACAACAGGAACTAATTCTTAAGTTGAAGACGGGAGGTGTAATTAGCATTTTCCTGTTTTTCGGTTCTTTACCAATGATGATGGGTTTAAAGTTGCCTTTTATTCCCAGCTTTTTACATCATCCTTGGTTGCAGTTGGTGTTGACGACACCTGTTGAATTTTGGTGTGGTTGGTCTTTTTTCCGCAATGGTTGGAAGTCTCTCAAACACCATACTGCAACTATGGATACTTTGATTGCTTTGGGGACGGGGACGGCTTATTTATATTCTCTGGTGGTGACGCTATTCCCTGGTTTGTTGATTAGCCAAGGTTTAGAACCTCATGTTTATTATGAAGTTGCAGCAATGGTTGTTACTTTAATTTTGTTAGGGCGATTTTTGGAAAGTCGCGCTAGGGGAAAAACTTCGGAAGCAATTCGCAAACTGATGGGACTACAAGCGAAAACTGCTAGAGTGATTCGCAATGATGTAGAAATGGATATCTCCATTGCTGAGGTGAGAATTAATGATGTGATTGTGGTGCGTCCTGGAGAAAAGATTCCTGTAGATGGTGAAGTGATTGAAGGGGCTTCAACAGTAGATGAGGCGATGGTTACAGGTGAAAGTTTACCAAGAAAGAAACAGCCAGGAGATGAGGTGATTGGGGCGACTATTAATAAAACTGGTAGTTTTAAGTTTAGGGCAACAAGGGTAGGGAAAAATACTTTTTTGGCACAAATTGTCAAATTGGTGCAAGAAGCGCAGGGTTCAAAAGCACCTATTCAACGTTTAGCAGATCAGGTAACGGGTTGGTTTGTGCCGGCTGTGATTGCGATCGCAATTACAACTTTTGTGATTTGGTTTAATATCATGGGTAATCTCACCCTCGCTACTATGACGACGGTGGGTGTTTTGATTATCGCCTGTCCCTGTGCTTTGGGTTTAGCTACTCCAACTTCTGTGATGGTCGGAACAGGTAAAGGTGCGGAAAATGGTATTTTAATTAAAGGTGCTGAAAGTTTAGAGTTAGCCCACAAAATCCAAATTATTGTCTTGGATAAAACCGGGACTTTAACTCAAGGTAAACCCACAGTTACTGATTTTGTGACTGTTAATGGCACAGCAAATAATAATGAGCTTAACCTGTTACAATTAGCTGCAACTGTAGAAAGAAATTCTGAGCATCCTTTGGCAGAAGCAGTAGTAAAATATGCCCAGTCCCAAGATGTGAGTTTAGCAAAGGTTAATAATTTTCTAGCTATTGCTGGTAGTGGTGTACAAGGGGTTGTAAATGACCATCTGGTACAAATCGGTACACAACGCTGGTTAACAGAAATAGGAATTAATACAGATTCTCTACAGCAGTATCAAATAGATTGGGAATCCGCCGGAAAAACAGTGATTTTGATAGCTGTTGATGGTGCATTACAAGGAATAATGGCGATTGCTGATGCCCTCAAACCTTCATCAGCCCAGGCAGTCAAAGCACTGCAAAATTTAGGTTTAGAAGTGGTAATGTTAACTGGAGACAATCAGCAAACTGCGGATGCGATCGCACTTCAAGTTGGTATCACCCAAGTTTTTGCCCAAGTTCGTCCAGACCAAAAAGCCGCTATTATTCAATCTTTGCAATCTAATGTAGAGACTTTGCATACAACTTCTCTACCAAATAATCTCAATAAAACAAATAGAAAATCTAAAATTGTCGCTATGGTAGGGGATGGTATCAATGATGCCCCAGCTTTAGCACAAGCAGATGTAGGGATTGCCATTGGTACAGGAACAGATGTTGCGATCGCTGCAAGTGATATTACCCTAATTTCTGGAGACTTGCAAGGCATTGTCACCGCCATAAAACTCAGCCGCGCTACTATCAACAATATTCAGCAAAATCTCTTTTTTGCTTTTATTTATAACATTATTGGCATTCCTATTGCTGCGGGTATTCTCTACCCTATTTTTGGTTGGTTACTTAATCCCATTATCGCGGGTGCTGCAATGGCTTTTTCTTCCGTTTCTGTCGTCACCAATGCCTTAAGATTGCGTAACTTTCAACCAGGAGTTAAGTAA
- a CDS encoding thioredoxin family protein, producing the protein MNHNLLRRRQLLFYFGLGVVGVGATTTAFPNLKKEYSISPLPTNSNNTQKAKVVAANPPAGKNLPEFEGISQWLNSTPLAIANLKDNVVLIQFWTFACINCQRTLPYITKWHRQYAEQGLKVIGIHTPEFAFERDINNIKRALQKHQITYPVAVDNEFKTWNAYKNEYWPHLFLADRQGQLRYDHIGEGAYEKTEQTIRQLLG; encoded by the coding sequence ATGAATCACAACCTGCTTCGTCGTCGGCAATTACTTTTTTATTTTGGGTTAGGAGTTGTGGGAGTTGGTGCAACTACAACAGCCTTTCCCAACTTGAAAAAAGAGTATAGTATTTCTCCTTTGCCTACCAATTCCAACAATACACAAAAGGCTAAAGTTGTTGCTGCGAATCCTCCCGCAGGTAAAAATCTGCCAGAGTTTGAGGGTATTAGTCAGTGGCTTAATTCTACTCCTTTAGCGATCGCAAATCTGAAAGATAATGTTGTCCTAATCCAGTTTTGGACTTTTGCTTGTATCAACTGTCAACGCACCTTACCTTACATTACGAAATGGCATCGGCAATATGCAGAGCAGGGATTAAAGGTAATTGGTATCCATACACCGGAATTTGCCTTTGAGCGAGATATAAATAATATCAAAAGAGCGCTTCAGAAGCATCAAATTACCTATCCGGTTGCAGTTGATAACGAGTTTAAAACCTGGAATGCCTATAAAAATGAGTATTGGCCTCACCTATTTTTAGCCGACCGTCAAGGTCAACTCAGGTATGACCATATTGGGGAAGGGGCTTATGAGAAAACCGAGCAGACTATCCGCCAACTATTAGGATAG
- a CDS encoding bile acid:sodium symporter family protein: protein MEASFLSAVVLPIALAIIMLGMGLSLVPEDFQRVKKYPKAVSIGLISQLVFLPIIAFVIANIFPMEPAIAMGFMIIALCPGGVTSNIITFVAKGDVALSVTLTACSSLITVFTIPVLGNLAYQHFIGQTAAIALPIGATILRIFLMMLLPIGLGMGFRQILPELARRLEQITNRLAVAFLAIIAVLLIIHEWNNLPRFIVQVGAAVVLLNTIAILAGFYVSKLFKLNPPQQICIAIEVGVQSGTLAIAITASLLNNPDMAVPAAIYSLFENVTALIAIAYGRKLAATSPI from the coding sequence ATGGAAGCCAGCTTTCTGAGTGCGGTTGTTTTACCGATAGCCTTGGCTATCATTATGTTAGGAATGGGTTTATCTCTTGTTCCAGAAGATTTCCAACGTGTAAAGAAGTATCCCAAAGCTGTCTCAATTGGCTTGATTAGTCAGTTAGTCTTTTTACCCATAATTGCTTTTGTCATTGCTAACATTTTCCCCATGGAACCTGCGATCGCTATGGGGTTTATGATAATAGCACTGTGTCCAGGTGGCGTAACCTCAAATATCATTACATTCGTCGCTAAAGGTGATGTTGCACTCTCTGTCACGCTGACAGCTTGTAGCAGTCTAATTACAGTCTTTACAATTCCCGTTTTGGGCAACCTTGCATATCAGCACTTCATCGGACAAACAGCCGCCATAGCCTTACCCATTGGTGCAACTATACTACGAATTTTTCTGATGATGCTTCTACCTATCGGCTTAGGAATGGGTTTTCGACAAATATTACCAGAACTTGCGCGTCGTTTGGAACAAATTACTAACCGCCTAGCAGTTGCTTTCTTGGCAATAATTGCTGTGCTACTGATTATTCATGAATGGAATAATCTCCCCCGCTTTATTGTCCAAGTAGGGGCTGCTGTGGTGCTGTTGAATACTATCGCAATATTGGCCGGGTTTTATGTTAGCAAACTATTTAAACTCAATCCTCCTCAGCAAATCTGCATTGCCATTGAAGTGGGGGTTCAAAGTGGTACACTAGCGATCGCTATAACCGCCAGTCTACTCAATAATCCTGATATGGCTGTACCGGCTGCGATTTACAGTTTATTTGAGAATGTGACAGCTTTGATTGCTATTGCTTACGGGCGAAAGTTGGCTGCAACTAGTCCGATTTAG